The following DNA comes from Seriola aureovittata isolate HTS-2021-v1 ecotype China chromosome 15, ASM2101889v1, whole genome shotgun sequence.
TTTTGCAGGGTCTGGCATTTTCTCTTCCGTGGAAACGTCAGTGGAACAGGAAGGGACACAATCAAGGATGCCGCCCCATCACTCGTCCCTTATTTATAATATGGCTGTGCAAATGACTGTGTGCCATTCCCTCTTTGTGATTGGAGCACCCTTCATCAGAGGACAGGCATTGCCGGAACACGCGCTGTGCCATTGGTtcgtgtgtttcagtttcactcGGCCAATCGGAGAAGCTCATGTGGTTtatattcctttactcactacTTCGTTACGTAGAAATTCGGGCTCGCGCAAGCTCTGTTTCCTTAGTATCACTTTTTGATTAATAACCACATTTTAGAGGAATATGTCTGGAAGAGGTAAAACCGGTGGCAAAGCCCGAGCAAAGGCCAAGTCTCGCTCCTCCCGTGCCGGACTCCAGTTCCCGGTGGGTCGAGTCCACAGGCTACTGCGCAAGGGCAACTATGCGGAGCGCGTCGGCGCCGGGGCCCCGGTGTATTTGGCTGCCGTGCTGGAGTATTTGACCGCTGAGATCCTGGAGCTGGCAGGCAACGCGGCCAGGGATAACAAGAAGACCAGGATCATC
Coding sequences within:
- the LOC130182182 gene encoding histone H2A, whose product is MSGRGKTGGKARAKAKSRSSRAGLQFPVGRVHRLLRKGNYAERVGAGAPVYLAAVLEYLTAEILELAGNAARDNKKTRIIPRHLQLAVRNDEELNKLLGGVTIAQGGVLPNIQAVLLPKKTEKPAKSK